The genomic DNA GATGGTTATAATTGTAGCTTCTTATGGAGGATATCAAATTATTGTAGCTAAGACAATGTCTGCTGGAGATTTAATTTCATTTGTAACGGCAATGGGGCTTATGAGTCAACCTTTAAAAAGATTGATTTCTAAAAATAATGATCTTCAAGAAGCAATTCCTTCAGCTGATAGAGTATTAGAAATATTAGATATTCCTGTAGAAAAAGATTTTTATGGACAAGAGCAAATTCTTGAAAAGCATATAGAAACAATTCAATTTAAAGATTTATATTTTGCTTATGATGGAAGTAAACATAACACACTTAAACATATAAATTTAGATGTAAAAGCTGGTGAAATTGTTGCATTTGTAGGAAAAAGTGGAAGTGGAAAAACAACTCTTGTAAATATGATACCTAGATTTTTTGAAGCAACAAGAGGAGAACTTCTTATAAATGGAAAAGATATAAAAAGCATATCTTTAGATAAATATAGAGATTTAATAGCAGTTGTGCCTCAAGAAAGTTTCTTATTTTCTGGGACAATAGCTGAGAATATATCTTTTGGAAAACATGATGTAACAGAAGAAGAAATAGAAAATGCAGCTAAAATGGCAAATGCTTATGATTTTATAAATGAATTGCCAGAAAAATTTCAAACTGAAGTTGGAGAGCGTGGTGTAATGCTATCTGGAGGTCAAAAACAAAGACTTGCAATAGCAAGAGCTCTAATTCAAAATCCACAGATTTTGATATTAGATGAGGCTACATCAGCATTAGACACTCAATCAGAGAAATTAGTACAAGATGCTTTAGATAAATTAATGGTAAATAGAACTACATTTGTAATAGCACATAGACTATCTACAATTAGAAATGCAGATAAAATAGTTGTTATGGAAAATGGCGAAATAAAAGAAGTTGGAAAACATCAAGAATTGTTAGATAAAAATGGAATATACAGACAGCTTTATGATGTTCAATCAGGAAAGAAAGAGAAAATAAAAACCAAAGAAGAAGCTTTGGTATAGGAGATGTTTATGCAAGTAAAAGAAATGATAATTGAAGAAGACATGAGAAGTTTAAAATTGAGAGAAGATGCTAGAAATACAAATGAGCTAAGACAGATAAAAGTTACAAAAGATTTTAATATCTATGCAGAAGGTTCAGTTTTAATGGAGTTTGGAAATACAAAAGTAATTTGTACTGCAAGTGTTAGTGAAAAAGTTCCTCCATTTTTAAAAAATCAAGGAAAAGGATGGCTTACAGCTGAATATTCAATGCTTCCAAGAGCAACTGGAGAAAGAAATACAAGAGAAGCTGCAAAGGGAAAATTAAGTGGAAGAACTATGGAGATACAAAGATTAATAGGAAGAGCTTTAAGAGCTGCTATTGATCTTGATAAGTTAGGTGAGAGAACTATAACTATAGATTGTGATGTTATTCAAGCAGATGGTGGAACAAGAACTACATCTATTTCAGGTGGATTTATAGCTTTAGCACTAGCTATGAAAAAACTATTAAAAGAGGGAATTATAAAAGAAAATCCAATAATTTCAAATGTTGCAGCTATCAGTGTAGGTATAGTTAATAATACTCCTATGCTTGATTTAAAATATTCAGAAGATTCAATAGCAGAAGTTGACATGAATATTATAATGAATGGAAAAGGAGAATTTGTAGAAGTTCAAGGAACAGGAGAAGAAGCTACTTATACGAGAGCACAATTAAATCAATTAATTGATCTTGCAGAAGAAGGAATAAAAGATATTATTGAAATTCAAAATAAAATAATAGGAGAGTAAGATGAAAGTATTTTTAGCAACTGGTAATAAACATAAAGTTGATGAAATAAAAGCTATATTTTCAGGAGTAAAAGATATAGAAATCTATTCGATTAAAGATGGAATAGAAATTCCAGAAGTAGTAGAAGATGGGCAAACATTTGAAGAAAATTCGGCAAAAAAAGCTATGGAAATAGCAAAATATACTAATATGATTACAATAGCAGATGATTCTGGACTATGTGTTGATGCTTTAAATGGAGCACCTGGAGTTTATTCAGCAAGATTTTCAGCTGAGGGAACAGATGAAGCTAATAATAAAAAGCTTATGGAAGTAATGAAAAATGAAAAAAATAGAAAATGTAAATTTGTAAGTGTTGTTACTCTAGGTAAGCCAGATGGAAGAGTTTACTCTTTTAGAGGTGAAGTAGAGGGAGAACTGTTATATGAGCCAAAAGGAAATAAAGGATTTGGCTATGATCCATATTTTAATGTTAAAGAATATGGTAAAACTTTAGCTGAAATGCCTGAAATTAAAAATAAAATTAGCCATAGAGCTATGGCATTAAAAAAATTAGAATTGGAATTAAATGATATATTAACAGATAAAAAATAGTAGGATTCCCTACTATTTTTTTATGTATTGTCTTGGATTTAATATATGATTAGGTATGACAATGTGATTATGATAAAATTTAATAAAAATACCATTTAAGAAAAACATAAATATGGTACCAACGCCAATTCCTCTAAAATAAAACCCATTATAAATACCTAAAATAGTTGCCATGAGAAGAGGAACTCCTAAATATACTAAATTAGCTTTTCTAATATCTGATATTAAAAACTCATTTACAGTTTGTAAAAATTGATCAAATGGATTTAGTGCAATATTTACTCTTAAATACATTGAAATACCTGCTGTTAGTATGAGATCTCCTAATAAGAAAATAACAATTCGTCCAATAATATTGGTAGTTCCTATCCAATTGAATGCAACAAGAAAAAAATCAAGAAATTTTCCAAATATAAAAGCTACAAAAAATGATCCAATAAGTCTAGGAATATCAAATTTGCGACTAATTATCATAATTGGAATATAAATCCCTATATTTAGCATAATAGTACATAGGCCAATTGGGATATTAGTAGATTTTGATATACCCATACTAGCTGCAATCCACGGACCACTACCCATTTCACTTTTTATCATTAAAAAATTACCAAATGAATTTATAATAACAGTCAGTATCCAAAGAGAATATTTTTTAAGATAGTTCACATTCATTTTATCATATCCTTTATCAAATTTTTAACACACTATATCCAAAAGATATTATATCATAATTACTTTATAAGAGAAGTAATTTTAAAATATATGGTTTAACTTTTAATTAAAAATTCATTTGCAAAAATACAAAATTTGTGTTATATATAAAAATAGATAAATCATTATAATAACAAATATATTATTGTGGAGATGGTGACATGGCAGTAAAAAATGAAGATCGTGATAAACAAAATAGTTTAAAACAAGCGATGGCTAAAATAACTAAAGATTTCGGAGAAGGTTCCATAATGAAACTTGGTGAAAATTTAGATATGGAAGTTGAAGTTATACCAACAGGAAGTATTAATTTAGATATGGCTTTAGGTGTTGGTGGAGTTCCTAAAGGAAGAGTTGTAGAAGTATATGGGGCAGAAAGTTCTGGAAAAACAACAATAGCTCTTCATATAGCTGCAGAGGCTCAAAAAATGGGTGGAATAGTAGCTTTTATTGATGCTGAACATGCATTAGATCCAGAATATGCTAAAGCATTAGGAGTAGATATAGATGAGCTTTTAATTTCACAACCTGACTATGGAGAACAAGCTTTAGAAATTGCTGATATGCTAGTTCGTTCAGGTGCTGTGGATTTAATTGTTGTAGATTCTGTTGCAGCACTAGTACCTAAAGCTGAAATAGATGGTGAAATGTCTGATCAACAAATGGGATTACAAGCAAGACTTATGTCAAAAGCTCTAAGAAAATTAACAGCAACTTTAAATAAATCAAAAACTACAATGATATTTATAAATCAGATTAGAGAAAAAATAGGCGGATTTGGTTTTGGTCCTCAAACTACAACTACTGGTGGAAAAGCTTTAAAATTCTATTCTTCAGTTAGAATGGAAGTAAAAAGAGTTAAGTCTATAAAACAAGGTGAAGATGTAATTGGAAATGAAACAGTAGTAAAGATTACTAAAAATAAAGTAGCACCTCCATTTAAAGAAGCTTCTTTCCAAATAATGTATGGAAAAGGTATAACAAGAGCTGGAGAAGTTTTAG from Fusobacterium hominis includes the following:
- the rph gene encoding ribonuclease PH — its product is MQVKEMIIEEDMRSLKLREDARNTNELRQIKVTKDFNIYAEGSVLMEFGNTKVICTASVSEKVPPFLKNQGKGWLTAEYSMLPRATGERNTREAAKGKLSGRTMEIQRLIGRALRAAIDLDKLGERTITIDCDVIQADGGTRTTSISGGFIALALAMKKLLKEGIIKENPIISNVAAISVGIVNNTPMLDLKYSEDSIAEVDMNIIMNGKGEFVEVQGTGEEATYTRAQLNQLIDLAEEGIKDIIEIQNKIIGE
- a CDS encoding ABC transporter ATP-binding protein — translated: MKLKIFQNKSLSTFVTYSLKYKWIMLGVILMSLLTSGAGALPAWLSKYLIDDVLVNKDVRMLVLIMVAIFVATIIKVVSGYYANISSDYVTQTINREIKIDVFSHLQKLPISYFRKHKLGDIMARLSGDSAMLGRIGFILFDMLKESITVIALMFRMFQVDFILAILSLTVMPLIITTVRKYTKKIRKSGRVRQDTSGQVTAFIQESLSGIFVIKAFNNSDSMIDKFKNISLDEFKKAYRSTKIKAKVSPINEVITTLMVIIVASYGGYQIIVAKTMSAGDLISFVTAMGLMSQPLKRLISKNNDLQEAIPSADRVLEILDIPVEKDFYGQEQILEKHIETIQFKDLYFAYDGSKHNTLKHINLDVKAGEIVAFVGKSGSGKTTLVNMIPRFFEATRGELLINGKDIKSISLDKYRDLIAVVPQESFLFSGTIAENISFGKHDVTEEEIENAAKMANAYDFINELPEKFQTEVGERGVMLSGGQKQRLAIARALIQNPQILILDEATSALDTQSEKLVQDALDKLMVNRTTFVIAHRLSTIRNADKIVVMENGEIKEVGKHQELLDKNGIYRQLYDVQSGKKEKIKTKEEALV
- the rdgB gene encoding RdgB/HAM1 family non-canonical purine NTP pyrophosphatase, which codes for MKVFLATGNKHKVDEIKAIFSGVKDIEIYSIKDGIEIPEVVEDGQTFEENSAKKAMEIAKYTNMITIADDSGLCVDALNGAPGVYSARFSAEGTDEANNKKLMEVMKNEKNRKCKFVSVVTLGKPDGRVYSFRGEVEGELLYEPKGNKGFGYDPYFNVKEYGKTLAEMPEIKNKISHRAMALKKLELELNDILTDKK
- a CDS encoding YczE/YyaS/YitT family protein; the protein is MNVNYLKKYSLWILTVIINSFGNFLMIKSEMGSGPWIAASMGISKSTNIPIGLCTIMLNIGIYIPIMIISRKFDIPRLIGSFFVAFIFGKFLDFFLVAFNWIGTTNIIGRIVIFLLGDLILTAGISMYLRVNIALNPFDQFLQTVNEFLISDIRKANLVYLGVPLLMATILGIYNGFYFRGIGVGTIFMFFLNGIFIKFYHNHIVIPNHILNPRQYIKK
- the recA gene encoding recombinase RecA, whose product is MAVKNEDRDKQNSLKQAMAKITKDFGEGSIMKLGENLDMEVEVIPTGSINLDMALGVGGVPKGRVVEVYGAESSGKTTIALHIAAEAQKMGGIVAFIDAEHALDPEYAKALGVDIDELLISQPDYGEQALEIADMLVRSGAVDLIVVDSVAALVPKAEIDGEMSDQQMGLQARLMSKALRKLTATLNKSKTTMIFINQIREKIGGFGFGPQTTTTGGKALKFYSSVRMEVKRVKSIKQGEDVIGNETVVKITKNKVAPPFKEASFQIMYGKGITRAGEVLDLAIANDIVTKAGAWFNFGDMSLGQGKENVKTRLETEKDLLNEIETRVFEKIKDGKCEKTHIEREEGNEEIEAIEELD